The Gracilimonas sp. genome includes a region encoding these proteins:
- a CDS encoding ABC transporter ATP-binding protein: MIQTKNLKKVYTTEEVETTALSNVNLEIKEGEFVAIMGPSGCGKSTLLNIMGLLDNPTDGEYHFLGHEISTHSERERAQLRKGNIGFIFQSFNLIDELTVFENVELPLLYLGVDSAEGKEKVETALDRMGMMHRRNHFPQQLSGGQQQRVAIARAVVANAKLILADEPTGNLDSDHGDEVMKLLAELNEAGTTIVMVTHSPHDADYARRVIHLFDGHVVTENMQEGFHV; encoded by the coding sequence ATGATTCAAACAAAAAACCTTAAGAAAGTATATACCACTGAAGAAGTGGAAACGACTGCGTTGAGCAACGTGAACCTCGAAATCAAAGAGGGTGAATTTGTAGCCATAATGGGGCCTTCAGGCTGCGGGAAATCTACCTTGTTGAATATTATGGGACTTTTGGATAACCCAACTGATGGTGAATATCACTTTTTAGGACATGAGATCTCTACTCATTCTGAAAGAGAAAGAGCCCAGCTCAGAAAAGGGAATATTGGATTTATCTTCCAGAGCTTTAACCTGATTGATGAGCTCACGGTATTTGAAAATGTAGAACTGCCACTGCTCTATCTCGGAGTTGATTCCGCCGAAGGCAAAGAGAAAGTGGAAACGGCGCTCGACCGAATGGGAATGATGCACCGACGCAATCACTTTCCGCAACAACTTTCCGGTGGTCAGCAACAGCGCGTTGCCATTGCCCGTGCTGTAGTAGCAAATGCCAAACTGATCCTCGCCGATGAGCCTACCGGTAACCTGGATTCGGATCACGGCGATGAAGTGATGAAACTTTTGGCTGAACTTAACGAAGCCGGCACCACCATCGTGATGGTAACCCACTCTCCTCATGATGCCGACTACGCTCGTCGTGTAATTCATCTGTTTGACGGCCACGTAGTGACTGAGAATATGCAGGAAGGGTTTCATGTGTAA
- a CDS encoding four helix bundle protein: MRDFKTLSVWQKSHVLALSIYNSTASFPKEELYGLISQMRRSASSIPTNLAEGCGRNTQSQLAHFINIALGSASELQYQLMLAKDLGFVTDHIFKEQSNKVTEVKRMLTSFHQKVLADS; this comes from the coding sequence ATGAGAGATTTTAAAACATTATCAGTTTGGCAAAAAAGTCATGTATTGGCTTTATCTATCTATAACTCGACGGCATCTTTTCCTAAAGAAGAATTGTACGGGCTTATAAGCCAAATGAGGAGATCAGCTTCGTCTATCCCAACTAATTTAGCTGAAGGATGTGGAAGAAATACCCAATCTCAGCTGGCCCACTTCATAAATATTGCTTTGGGATCAGCATCAGAGCTTCAATATCAACTGATGCTGGCCAAAGATCTGGGCTTTGTTACCGATCATATTTTCAAAGAACAATCAAATAAAGTAACAGAGGTAAAGCGAATGCTGACCTCATTTCATCAAAAAGTGCTGGCTGATAGCTGA
- a CDS encoding efflux RND transporter periplasmic adaptor subunit, which yields MDRKIEKKTWTLKRFLMIAGVLAFASLSVYAFWFMDVRSTLNVEREKLTIATVQEDTFQEFIQVTGTVQPIQTIYLDAIEGGVVQEVFLESGTMVEEGDTILTLTNSGLQLQVMQQTSGLYDQINNVRNSRLNLEQNTLQLQDQLASAKSQMEILKSQYDRQKKLVERDLISEQEFQTTKENYEYQKRRYELTYESYKKDSIQTITQLRQLNNSEDRMFQNLEAVQQILDNLSVTAPISGQLSTIELNQGQSISSGERIGQVDIMDGYKVRVAIDEYHLSRITQGLRGSFPFDGQSHELVITKIYPVINNGQFEVDMEFVNKAPEGLRRGQTVRIRLELGESASAVQIPRGGFYQTTGGNWVFVVNESEGKAYRRDIRLGRQNPEYFEVLSGVSPGEKVITSSYDTFGDNEVLVLE from the coding sequence ATGGATCGAAAAATTGAAAAGAAAACCTGGACGTTAAAACGCTTCCTTATGATTGCAGGCGTTCTCGCTTTTGCAAGCTTAAGCGTGTATGCATTTTGGTTTATGGATGTGCGATCTACGTTGAATGTGGAAAGAGAAAAACTAACCATCGCAACCGTACAGGAAGACACCTTTCAGGAGTTTATACAGGTAACGGGAACGGTTCAGCCTATTCAAACCATCTACCTTGATGCCATTGAAGGCGGCGTGGTGCAGGAAGTTTTTCTTGAATCCGGAACGATGGTTGAGGAAGGCGATACCATCCTGACCCTCACTAATTCCGGGCTGCAGCTTCAGGTGATGCAGCAAACTTCGGGGCTCTACGATCAAATCAATAACGTGCGCAACTCAAGATTAAACCTGGAACAGAATACTCTGCAGCTTCAGGATCAGCTGGCAAGTGCCAAATCCCAAATGGAAATTTTAAAGTCGCAGTATGATCGTCAGAAAAAGCTGGTTGAACGGGATCTGATTTCTGAACAAGAATTCCAGACCACAAAGGAGAATTATGAGTATCAGAAACGGCGCTACGAATTGACCTACGAATCCTATAAGAAGGATTCCATTCAAACGATTACGCAGCTGAGGCAGCTTAATAATTCCGAAGACAGAATGTTTCAGAATCTGGAAGCCGTTCAGCAAATCCTGGATAACCTATCCGTTACGGCACCTATTTCGGGTCAATTGAGCACCATTGAATTAAACCAGGGGCAGTCCATTTCTTCCGGTGAGCGTATTGGTCAGGTTGATATCATGGATGGTTACAAAGTTCGGGTAGCCATTGATGAATATCACTTATCGCGAATAACGCAGGGGCTCCGGGGCTCTTTCCCTTTTGACGGGCAATCGCACGAGCTGGTGATTACAAAAATTTATCCCGTCATTAACAACGGGCAGTTTGAAGTGGATATGGAATTTGTGAATAAAGCACCGGAAGGCCTGCGCCGGGGACAAACAGTGAGAATACGTCTTGAGCTGGGGGAATCGGCCAGTGCGGTTCAGATTCCAAGAGGTGGGTTTTATCAAACTACCGGCGGCAACTGGGTATTTGTTGTAAATGAAAGTGAAGGAAAGGCCTATCGCAGAGATATCAGACTCGGCCGGCAGAATCCTGAATATTTTGAAGTACTGAGCGGAGTATCGCCCGGAGAAAAAGTGATTACCTCCAGTTATGATACGTTTGGGGATAATGAAGTGCTGGTTTTGGAATAG
- a CDS encoding sigma-54 dependent transcriptional regulator — MKKTGRILVVDDDTDVLNAARLYLKQHVEKVDVESNPKLIPALMKEYDYDAILLDMNFHEDVSSGEEGFYWLEKILEIDPAMAVVLITAYGDVEKAVQAVKTGASDFVLKPWQNEKLLATVTSAMNLSQSKRDSQKLRTQNAALKADMEQPYQNIIGKSRAMEQVFQTIEKVAKTDANVLITGENGTGKELVARALHRRSNRSENAFITVDMGALPEGLFESELFGHEKGAFTDAKESRAGRFEIAHGGTLFLDEVGNTPLQLQPKLLSALQTHEIRRIGSNKTTKIDIRLICATNESLGEMVEKQEFRQDLLYRINTIEIKLPPLRERTEDIPLLAEHFLKQYRSKYKKEIKGITDQALNHLKEYHWPGNIRELEHAVERAVIMTDEEQLQKGDFLLTSVSGNDHKLPVSGLNLEEVEKTVIRKAMDKHGGNISHAAEELGLTRASLYRRLEKYGL, encoded by the coding sequence ATGAAGAAAACAGGCCGAATACTTGTAGTGGATGATGATACCGATGTGCTGAATGCAGCCCGTTTGTATTTAAAGCAGCATGTTGAAAAAGTGGATGTCGAAAGCAATCCCAAGCTGATTCCTGCCCTGATGAAAGAATATGATTACGATGCCATATTGTTAGATATGAACTTCCATGAGGATGTGAGCAGCGGGGAAGAGGGTTTCTATTGGCTGGAGAAAATCCTGGAGATAGATCCGGCGATGGCCGTGGTGTTGATAACGGCTTATGGTGACGTGGAAAAAGCAGTTCAGGCAGTAAAAACAGGTGCCTCTGATTTTGTACTAAAGCCCTGGCAAAATGAAAAACTGCTGGCCACCGTCACTTCGGCTATGAATCTGAGTCAGTCTAAAAGGGATTCTCAGAAACTACGAACACAAAATGCCGCGCTAAAAGCGGATATGGAACAGCCATATCAGAATATTATCGGGAAAAGCCGGGCGATGGAGCAGGTTTTTCAAACCATTGAAAAAGTGGCAAAAACAGACGCCAACGTTTTGATTACCGGGGAGAACGGAACAGGAAAAGAACTGGTGGCCCGGGCATTGCACAGGCGCTCAAACCGAAGTGAGAATGCTTTTATTACCGTTGACATGGGAGCTTTGCCAGAAGGCTTGTTCGAAAGTGAATTATTTGGCCACGAAAAGGGCGCCTTTACCGATGCTAAAGAATCACGGGCCGGTCGGTTTGAAATAGCCCACGGAGGAACGCTCTTTCTTGATGAGGTTGGAAACACACCGCTTCAGTTGCAGCCTAAGCTTTTATCTGCTTTGCAAACCCATGAGATTCGGAGAATCGGTTCCAACAAAACCACAAAAATTGATATTCGGCTGATTTGTGCAACCAACGAAAGCTTGGGGGAGATGGTGGAGAAACAGGAATTTCGTCAGGACCTGCTTTACCGGATCAACACCATTGAGATTAAGTTGCCACCACTTCGGGAGCGTACGGAAGACATTCCTTTGCTGGCTGAACATTTTTTGAAACAGTACAGATCGAAGTACAAAAAAGAAATCAAAGGGATCACGGATCAGGCATTGAATCACCTTAAGGAATATCACTGGCCGGGTAATATCCGGGAGCTGGAACACGCCGTTGAGCGGGCGGTTATTATGACGGACGAAGAGCAGCTGCAGAAGGGTGATTTCCTGCTTACCTCCGTTTCAGGTAACGATCATAAACTGCCGGTATCGGGATTGAACCTGGAAGAAGTGGAAAAGACGGTGATCCGCAAAGCAATGGATAAACACGGTGGTAATATATCGCATGCAGCGGAAGAGTTGGGACTAACCCGGGCGTCTCTGTACCGAAGATTGGAGAAATATGGACTGTAG
- a CDS encoding HAMP domain-containing sensor histidine kinase: MIKSFRFGIILRILMLAATLLLVCYLVLETEYYVSMVILGAIIVGQVIALIRYLERTNVLLTRFLEAIRYSDFTGAFRNHGLGSNFDDLNAAFSDVIEKFKEERSKKEESIRYLETVVQHIGIGLVCFNGKGEVVLLNTAAKRLFKVATLRTLDSLKNISGSLYKTVKKQKGGNRSLIRVTIQNETLQLAMYATEFRMRDEAYKLVSFQNIHTELEEKEMEAWQNLTQVLAHEIMNSITPISSLSGTVKMLLEENMVPREHHVELNQETIEDVTDALTTISNRSQGLMRFVNSYRDFTQIPEPSYELFKVKEALDRTASLMKTEAAKEGIQIKVEVDPESLELTADPHLVEQVLINLVKNAIRVLSDQEDGVILMKGGIEESGKVIIQIQDNGPGVKKAMKEKIFIPFYTVGSNGKSKGSGIGLSLSRQIMRLHGGSLILNSETGKGSTFTLRF; this comes from the coding sequence ATGATTAAAAGCTTCCGATTTGGAATCATACTACGCATTCTGATGCTGGCTGCAACCTTGCTGCTGGTGTGTTACCTGGTGCTCGAAACGGAGTACTACGTGAGCATGGTGATTCTGGGAGCTATTATCGTCGGGCAGGTGATTGCTTTGATAAGGTACCTGGAACGAACCAATGTATTACTCACCCGTTTTTTGGAGGCTATTCGATATTCAGACTTCACAGGAGCTTTCAGAAATCATGGTTTGGGTAGTAACTTTGATGATTTAAATGCGGCTTTCAGTGATGTTATCGAAAAATTCAAAGAAGAGCGCAGCAAAAAAGAGGAAAGCATTCGATACCTGGAAACGGTGGTTCAGCACATCGGTATTGGCTTGGTTTGTTTTAATGGAAAAGGAGAGGTGGTTTTACTGAATACCGCAGCCAAACGGCTGTTTAAAGTAGCGACCTTACGGACTCTGGATTCCCTTAAAAATATATCCGGGTCGCTCTATAAAACCGTAAAAAAACAGAAGGGAGGCAATCGAAGCCTGATTCGGGTGACTATCCAAAACGAAACGCTGCAGCTGGCGATGTATGCCACCGAGTTCAGGATGAGAGACGAAGCGTACAAGCTCGTTTCATTTCAGAACATTCATACCGAGCTGGAGGAAAAAGAGATGGAGGCCTGGCAAAACCTTACCCAGGTTCTGGCTCACGAGATTATGAACTCCATCACCCCGATTTCATCCCTTTCCGGCACGGTGAAAATGTTGCTTGAGGAGAATATGGTTCCGCGAGAACATCATGTAGAGCTGAATCAGGAAACCATTGAAGATGTGACTGATGCCTTGACGACCATCAGTAACCGAAGCCAGGGACTCATGCGGTTTGTGAATTCTTATCGTGATTTTACCCAGATTCCGGAACCGAGTTATGAGCTTTTCAAGGTGAAAGAAGCACTGGACCGAACCGCCAGCCTAATGAAGACAGAAGCCGCCAAAGAGGGCATACAAATCAAGGTAGAAGTAGACCCGGAAAGCCTGGAACTCACCGCTGACCCTCACCTGGTTGAACAGGTCCTGATCAACCTGGTTAAGAATGCGATTCGGGTTTTGTCCGATCAGGAAGATGGGGTAATTTTGATGAAAGGAGGGATAGAGGAATCAGGTAAAGTGATTATTCAAATTCAGGATAACGGGCCGGGTGTGAAGAAAGCTATGAAAGAGAAGATATTCATCCCGTTTTATACGGTGGGCAGTAACGGGAAAAGTAAAGGATCAGGTATTGGGCTGAGCCTTTCCCGACAAATAATGCGGCTCCATGGCGGCAGCCTGATTTTGAATTCCGAAACCGGAAAAGGTTCAACTTTTACCTTGCGGTTTTAA
- a CDS encoding DNA alkylation repair protein yields MNQQDVINELKKYADPEKAKHSRRFFKSGQGEYGEGDEFLGIKVPDQRKVAKKYRELPASEIGKLLQHKIHEVRLTAALLMVYKVEKGGDEELEQMTKVYLNNLAGFNNWDIIDSSCHKILGPFLEDKDRGLLYDFAKSNDLWKKRIAMITCYHFIRQNDFEDALAIAEILVHNDHDLIQKAVGWMLREIGNRDLGMEEEFLKKYYRNMPRTMLRYAIEKFDEPIRLKYLHGEIYG; encoded by the coding sequence ATGAACCAGCAAGACGTCATCAACGAACTGAAAAAATATGCTGACCCTGAGAAGGCGAAGCACTCCAGGCGGTTTTTTAAATCGGGCCAGGGAGAATATGGTGAAGGCGATGAGTTTTTGGGCATCAAAGTTCCCGATCAACGAAAAGTAGCTAAAAAATACAGGGAGCTGCCTGCATCAGAAATTGGGAAGTTACTGCAACATAAGATTCATGAAGTCCGACTTACGGCAGCCCTGTTGATGGTTTATAAGGTTGAGAAAGGCGGGGACGAAGAACTCGAACAAATGACGAAAGTGTATCTTAACAATCTCGCCGGCTTTAATAATTGGGATATCATCGACAGTTCCTGCCATAAGATCCTCGGCCCTTTTTTGGAAGATAAAGACCGGGGTTTGTTGTATGATTTTGCTAAATCCAATGATCTCTGGAAAAAGCGAATCGCCATGATTACGTGCTATCATTTCATCAGGCAGAATGACTTCGAAGATGCGCTGGCTATCGCTGAGATACTGGTGCATAATGATCACGATCTTATTCAAAAAGCTGTAGGCTGGATGCTGCGTGAAATCGGAAACCGCGATCTGGGTATGGAAGAAGAATTCCTGAAAAAATACTACCGGAACATGCCGAGAACTATGTTGAGATATGCCATCGAGAAGTTTGACGAGCCAATTCGTTTAAAATACCTGCATGGTGAAATTTATGGGTGA
- a CDS encoding amidohydrolase family protein has translation MKYLACILSTFILLSTTHAQNKWDITNPPLGDSTHVSFTTDEGTWMNLDVSPDGQEIVFDLLGDIYIMSVNGGDATLLRGGHAYEVQPRFSPDGMHISFTSDAGGGDNIWVMDLDGKNARQVTDESFRLLNNAVWTPDGEYIIAKKHFSSTRSLGAGEIWMYHKSGGSGIQLVEKANAQQDIGEPWVSPDGRYVYYSQDVYPGGFFQYNKDPNSQIYAIKRYDREEGEIETVTGGNGGAIRPQISPDGETLAFVRRVRTKSVLYLRDLDTGREYPVYDNLSKDMQEAWAIFGPYANFNWLPDNRHIIIWANGKINKVDTRTGESEIIPFEVESSHNIVKAVRFKQDIAPDQFRVKAVRQLVTSPDGRNLVWSAAGYLWTKLLPDGTPRRVTNSTDFEFEPSFSPDGKSIAYVSWSDENMGAVNVVQLNSGQRTSTPTKVTSEKGIYREPRFSPDGNTIVFRKESGNGQQGFVHTLNPGIYTIPARGGTETMITDEGAMPRFNAKGDRIYYQTGGYIFGAINKSYKSVNLRGEDEQTHFTSSYGHEFVPSPDGEWMAFSNLHKVYIAPIPKTGKTIELEPNTKSVPVKQVSSEAGYHMHWSAESDKLHWTLGEEYFTVDLKETFSFVDGAPDSLPEPPSTGKKLELDIETYVPEGSIAFTNARIITMQGDTVLENASILVEGNRIAAMGTDIQIPSSAKVIDATGKTIMPGIVDVHAHIGNFRLGVSPQQQWEYYANLAYGVTTAHDPSSNSEMIFSHAEAIKAGHMVGPRVFSTGVILYGADGSIKTEINSYEDALFALERTKAWGAFSVKSYNQPRRNQRQQVIKAAQELEMMVMPEGGSTFTHNMSMILDGHTGIEHNIPVAPLYKDVIQLWGASETGYTPTHVVNYGSMSGEYYFYQKNNVWENEKLLTFTPRGVIDPRSRHRTMIPDEEYENGHILTAESDKMLADAGVKVNLGAHGQLQGLGAHWELWMFEQGGMSNMEALRVATLNGAHYLGMDHKIGSLKVGKLADLIVLDENPLEDIRNTNSVTYTMVNGRLFDAATMNEVGNQLKERLPFWWERDGYRDEFDWHAITLEAAGLQCTCFGSH, from the coding sequence ATGAAATACTTAGCCTGCATTCTTTCTACCTTTATACTACTCTCAACAACTCATGCCCAGAATAAATGGGATATCACCAATCCCCCGCTTGGCGACTCCACCCATGTTTCATTCACCACCGATGAAGGTACCTGGATGAACCTGGATGTAAGCCCCGACGGACAGGAGATTGTGTTCGACTTATTGGGCGATATTTACATCATGTCGGTGAATGGCGGCGACGCAACACTGCTTAGAGGCGGACATGCCTATGAGGTACAACCGCGATTCAGCCCCGATGGCATGCACATCTCCTTTACCAGCGATGCCGGCGGTGGCGACAATATCTGGGTGATGGACCTGGACGGAAAAAATGCCCGGCAGGTGACCGACGAAAGCTTCCGGTTACTAAACAACGCAGTATGGACTCCGGACGGTGAATACATCATCGCTAAAAAACACTTTTCGTCCACCCGCTCATTAGGTGCCGGTGAAATCTGGATGTATCACAAATCAGGCGGCAGCGGAATTCAACTGGTGGAAAAAGCCAATGCCCAGCAGGATATCGGCGAGCCATGGGTTTCTCCGGATGGTCGTTATGTGTACTACAGCCAGGATGTTTATCCCGGGGGATTTTTCCAATACAACAAAGATCCGAATAGCCAGATTTATGCTATCAAACGTTATGACCGGGAAGAGGGAGAAATTGAGACTGTAACCGGAGGAAATGGAGGTGCAATCAGGCCACAAATTTCACCGGATGGGGAGACACTGGCTTTTGTTCGCCGGGTTCGCACAAAATCCGTTCTATATTTGAGGGATTTGGATACGGGAAGAGAATACCCGGTGTATGATAACCTTAGTAAGGATATGCAAGAAGCCTGGGCCATTTTCGGCCCTTATGCCAACTTTAACTGGCTGCCTGATAACCGGCACATCATCATTTGGGCAAATGGTAAAATCAACAAAGTTGATACTCGTACCGGTGAATCTGAAATTATTCCTTTTGAGGTTGAATCTTCACACAATATCGTGAAGGCGGTTCGATTCAAGCAGGATATTGCGCCCGATCAGTTCAGAGTAAAAGCTGTCCGACAACTGGTCACTTCGCCTGATGGTCGTAACCTGGTTTGGAGCGCAGCCGGCTACCTTTGGACTAAGCTGCTCCCGGATGGAACCCCCCGCCGTGTAACCAATTCAACAGATTTTGAGTTTGAGCCTTCTTTCTCTCCTGATGGAAAATCCATTGCTTATGTTTCCTGGAGTGATGAGAATATGGGGGCAGTGAATGTGGTTCAATTGAATTCAGGGCAGCGAACTTCCACACCCACAAAGGTAACTTCTGAAAAAGGCATTTATCGGGAACCGCGCTTCTCACCGGACGGAAACACCATTGTATTTCGCAAAGAAAGTGGTAACGGACAGCAGGGCTTTGTACATACATTGAACCCGGGAATCTATACCATCCCTGCTCGGGGAGGAACCGAAACCATGATTACGGACGAGGGCGCTATGCCACGGTTCAACGCCAAAGGAGATCGTATTTACTACCAAACGGGCGGATATATTTTTGGAGCTATAAACAAATCGTACAAAAGCGTGAACTTGCGTGGGGAAGACGAGCAAACCCACTTCACTTCCAGTTACGGGCACGAATTTGTTCCAAGTCCTGACGGAGAGTGGATGGCTTTTTCTAACCTCCACAAAGTTTATATAGCGCCGATCCCCAAAACCGGAAAAACCATAGAGCTGGAACCGAATACAAAATCCGTTCCTGTAAAACAGGTGTCTTCCGAGGCCGGTTATCATATGCATTGGTCGGCAGAAAGTGACAAGCTTCACTGGACCCTCGGAGAGGAATATTTTACCGTGGATCTGAAAGAGACATTTTCTTTCGTGGACGGCGCTCCCGATTCACTACCTGAGCCGCCAAGTACCGGTAAAAAACTGGAGCTCGATATTGAAACCTATGTTCCCGAAGGCTCTATTGCTTTCACCAATGCACGGATCATCACCATGCAGGGAGATACCGTTCTCGAAAACGCCTCCATATTGGTAGAAGGCAACAGAATTGCTGCCATGGGAACCGATATTCAAATTCCATCTTCAGCAAAAGTGATTGACGCCACCGGCAAAACCATCATGCCCGGTATTGTAGATGTACATGCCCACATTGGGAATTTCCGGTTGGGAGTTAGTCCGCAGCAGCAATGGGAGTACTATGCGAACCTCGCTTATGGGGTAACCACGGCTCATGACCCGTCTTCCAATTCGGAAATGATTTTCTCTCATGCTGAAGCCATCAAAGCCGGACATATGGTAGGCCCTCGGGTATTCTCCACCGGGGTGATTTTATACGGAGCTGATGGATCCATCAAAACGGAAATCAACAGTTACGAAGATGCGCTTTTTGCGCTCGAAAGAACCAAAGCCTGGGGAGCTTTCTCTGTGAAGAGCTATAACCAGCCTCGCAGAAACCAGCGCCAGCAGGTTATCAAAGCTGCACAGGAACTGGAAATGATGGTGATGCCTGAGGGCGGTTCCACTTTCACCCATAACATGAGCATGATTCTTGACGGACATACCGGTATTGAGCATAACATCCCGGTTGCTCCTCTTTATAAAGATGTAATTCAGCTTTGGGGCGCCAGTGAAACCGGATATACACCTACCCACGTTGTAAATTATGGCAGTATGAGCGGTGAATATTATTTCTATCAGAAGAATAATGTGTGGGAAAATGAGAAACTGCTGACCTTCACTCCCCGCGGTGTAATTGATCCCCGCTCCCGTCATCGTACTATGATTCCTGACGAAGAATACGAAAACGGCCATATTTTGACCGCCGAGTCTGATAAAATGCTGGCCGATGCCGGTGTGAAAGTAAACCTCGGGGCACATGGTCAGCTTCAGGGATTGGGAGCCCACTGGGAACTCTGGATGTTTGAGCAGGGCGGCATGTCTAACATGGAAGCCCTCAGAGTAGCCACCCTGAACGGAGCTCATTACCTGGGAATGGATCATAAAATAGGTTCCCTGAAAGTTGGGAAACTGGCCGACCTGATCGTTTTGGATGAAAATCCCCTGGAAGATATCCGAAACACAAATTCAGTTACTTATACCATGGTAAACGGCCGCTTGTTTGATGCTGCAACCATGAATGAAGTGGGCAACCAGCTTAAGGAGCGACTTCCTTTCTGGTGGGAACGAGATGGCTACCGAGATGAATTCGACTGGCATGCCATCACCCTTGAAGCAGCCGGATTGCAGTGTACCTGCTTTGGCAGTCACTAA